A stretch of Brachyhypopomus gauderio isolate BG-103 chromosome 3, BGAUD_0.2, whole genome shotgun sequence DNA encodes these proteins:
- the mazb gene encoding vascular endothelial zinc finger 1 isoform X2 codes for MDAAWSNFLFQTTPTQTQVESTLQSELLPVHTSSPQSPPAEHIAPPPSTVDTAALSEDPLPVKSAPRQGRVAHICPICSKQFKNSYNLRRHQSVHTGIRMKGGASQSREAKDMERPTVPLSLLHLAVPQTQVPGMTPTAVLAAPLPQSSVAPATNVSVMASVASTVTPLPPPTAVVMTTGEPIQRPANPNPNPVRKNHACETCGKAFRDVYHLNRHRLSHSDEKPFSCPICQQRFKRKDRMSHHVRSHQGGVEKPYVCPHCAKAFSRPDHLNSHVRQVHSSERPFKCPTCESCFATKDRLRAHMIRHEEKVPCHICGKLLSAAYITDHMRVHNQSQHHACHLCNRSFTTLTYLRIHAQKHHGQEWKESAGGFGSAAAGGALVCQLCGVHCKTPAQLQGHMGTHNPPASEPPAVSHSDGSGGLGPTPAVFVSAGTVVDLLVTDCSCIAQQPQS; via the exons ATGGATGCTGCGTGGAGCAATTTTCTCTTCCAG ACCACACCTACTCAAACCCAAGTGGAGAGCACCCTCCAAtcagagctcctgcctgtccACACAAGCTCACCCCAGAGCCCGCCTGCCGAACACATAGCCCCACCACCATCGACGGTGGACACAGCTGCGCTTAGCGAGGACCCTCTACCTG TGAAGTCAGCGCCTCGACAGGGCCGTGTGGCTcacatctgccccatctgcagcAAGCAGTTCAAGAACAGCTACAACCTGCGACGCCACCAGTCTGTTCACACGGGCATCCGCATGAAGGGTGGTGCCTCGCAGAGCCGGGAGGCCAAAGACATGGAGAGGCCGACCGTGCCACTGTCCCTCCTCCACCTTGCCGTGCCACAGACGCAGGTGCCAGGCATGACCCCCACGGCGGTGCTCGCTGCCCCCCTGCCACAGTCCTCGGTCGCTCCAGCAACAAACGTGTCAGTCATGGCCAgtgtggcctccacagtcacgcCCCTTCCTCCTCCCACAGCAGTCGTTATGACAACGGGGGAGCCCATCCAG AGGCCAGCGAACCCCAACCCGAACCCAGTTCGCAAGAACCATGCATGCGAAACCTGTGGCAAAGCCTTCCGGGACGTGTACCACCTGAACCGGCACCGGCTCTCCCACTCGGACGAGAAGCCCTTCTCCTGTCCCATTTGCCAGCAGCGCTTCAAGAGGAAAGACCGCATGAGCCACCACGTGCGCTCGCACCAGGGTGGCGTTGAGAAGCCCTACGTGTGTCCCCACTGTGCCAAGGCCTTCTCTcg TCCTGACCATCTCAACAGCCATGTCAGACAAGTCCATTCTTCAGAAAGACCTTTCAAATGTCCG ACATGCGAGTCGTGTTTTGCCACTAAAGACCGACTGCGTGCTCATATGATCCGGCATGAGGAGAAAGTGCCATGTCACATCTGTGGCAAACTGCTGTCAGCTGCTTACATCACCGATCACATGAGGGTGCACAACCAATCACAACATCACGCCTGCCACCTGTGCAACCGAA GCTTCACCACGCTGACGTACCTGCGCATCCATGCTCAGAAGCACCACGGGCAGGAGTGGAAAGAGAGCGCCGGGGGCTTCGGCTCAGCCGCTGCCGGTGGTGCCCTGGTCTGCCAGCTCTGCGGCGTGCACTGCAAGACCCCCGCACAACTGCAGGGCCACATGGGCACCCACAACCCCCCGGCAAGTGAGCCGCCCGCAGTGAGCCACAGCGATGGTTCTGGGGGCCTGGGGCCCACACCCGCTGTGTTCGTCAGCGCTGGCACTGTGGTGGACCTGCTGGTCACCGACTGCTCTTGCATTGCCCAGCAGCCACAGAGCTAG
- the mazb gene encoding vascular endothelial zinc finger 1 isoform X1, with translation MDAAWSNFLFQTTPTQTQVESTLQSELLPVHTSSPQSPPAEHIAPPPSTVDTAALSEDPLPVKSAPRQGRVAHICPICSKQFKNSYNLRRHQSVHTGIRMKGGASQSREAKDMERPTVPLSLLHLAVPQTQVPGMTPTAVLAAPLPQSSVAPATNVSVMASVASTVTPLPPPTAVVMTTGEPIQQRPANPNPNPVRKNHACETCGKAFRDVYHLNRHRLSHSDEKPFSCPICQQRFKRKDRMSHHVRSHQGGVEKPYVCPHCAKAFSRPDHLNSHVRQVHSSERPFKCPTCESCFATKDRLRAHMIRHEEKVPCHICGKLLSAAYITDHMRVHNQSQHHACHLCNRSFTTLTYLRIHAQKHHGQEWKESAGGFGSAAAGGALVCQLCGVHCKTPAQLQGHMGTHNPPASEPPAVSHSDGSGGLGPTPAVFVSAGTVVDLLVTDCSCIAQQPQS, from the exons ATGGATGCTGCGTGGAGCAATTTTCTCTTCCAG ACCACACCTACTCAAACCCAAGTGGAGAGCACCCTCCAAtcagagctcctgcctgtccACACAAGCTCACCCCAGAGCCCGCCTGCCGAACACATAGCCCCACCACCATCGACGGTGGACACAGCTGCGCTTAGCGAGGACCCTCTACCTG TGAAGTCAGCGCCTCGACAGGGCCGTGTGGCTcacatctgccccatctgcagcAAGCAGTTCAAGAACAGCTACAACCTGCGACGCCACCAGTCTGTTCACACGGGCATCCGCATGAAGGGTGGTGCCTCGCAGAGCCGGGAGGCCAAAGACATGGAGAGGCCGACCGTGCCACTGTCCCTCCTCCACCTTGCCGTGCCACAGACGCAGGTGCCAGGCATGACCCCCACGGCGGTGCTCGCTGCCCCCCTGCCACAGTCCTCGGTCGCTCCAGCAACAAACGTGTCAGTCATGGCCAgtgtggcctccacagtcacgcCCCTTCCTCCTCCCACAGCAGTCGTTATGACAACGGGGGAGCCCATCCAG CAGAGGCCAGCGAACCCCAACCCGAACCCAGTTCGCAAGAACCATGCATGCGAAACCTGTGGCAAAGCCTTCCGGGACGTGTACCACCTGAACCGGCACCGGCTCTCCCACTCGGACGAGAAGCCCTTCTCCTGTCCCATTTGCCAGCAGCGCTTCAAGAGGAAAGACCGCATGAGCCACCACGTGCGCTCGCACCAGGGTGGCGTTGAGAAGCCCTACGTGTGTCCCCACTGTGCCAAGGCCTTCTCTcg TCCTGACCATCTCAACAGCCATGTCAGACAAGTCCATTCTTCAGAAAGACCTTTCAAATGTCCG ACATGCGAGTCGTGTTTTGCCACTAAAGACCGACTGCGTGCTCATATGATCCGGCATGAGGAGAAAGTGCCATGTCACATCTGTGGCAAACTGCTGTCAGCTGCTTACATCACCGATCACATGAGGGTGCACAACCAATCACAACATCACGCCTGCCACCTGTGCAACCGAA GCTTCACCACGCTGACGTACCTGCGCATCCATGCTCAGAAGCACCACGGGCAGGAGTGGAAAGAGAGCGCCGGGGGCTTCGGCTCAGCCGCTGCCGGTGGTGCCCTGGTCTGCCAGCTCTGCGGCGTGCACTGCAAGACCCCCGCACAACTGCAGGGCCACATGGGCACCCACAACCCCCCGGCAAGTGAGCCGCCCGCAGTGAGCCACAGCGATGGTTCTGGGGGCCTGGGGCCCACACCCGCTGTGTTCGTCAGCGCTGGCACTGTGGTGGACCTGCTGGTCACCGACTGCTCTTGCATTGCCCAGCAGCCACAGAGCTAG